From Calonectris borealis chromosome 9, bCalBor7.hap1.2, whole genome shotgun sequence, one genomic window encodes:
- the LOC142085879 gene encoding D-beta-hydroxybutyrate dehydrogenase, mitochondrial-like isoform X1 has product MRGAAMLLLALGAAMLLAGGGRCLAHRLLLLLLPRRARRALPAEGKAVLITGCDKGFGHALAKRLHAKGFTVFAGCLLADENGDGARELKNMKSDRMKVLQMDVCSDQEVAQAVDFVKRSLKEPEKGLWGLVNNAGVSTFGEVEFASLDNYKKVAEINLWGTVRVTKAFLPLIRRAKGRVVNTTSMLGRMVSPSRSCYCISKFGVAAFSDCLRQEMYRWDVRVILIEPSNFVAATGILTADSIDKQAEALWSGASDTVREDYGREYFTRHVALMKSFVNSGLKDMSLVLNDITDALTSPCPNNRYNPMEPYWWVRLQVMTHLPTAIADWLYVPGATL; this is encoded by the exons ATGCGGGGCGCCGcgatgctgctgctggcgctgggcgCCGCGATGCTgctggcgggcggcgggcggtgcCTggcccaccgcctcctcctcctcctcctgccgcggCGGGCCCGCCGCGCCCTGCCC GCTGAAGGGAAGGCGGTGCTAATAACAGGCTGTGACAAAGGTTTTGGACATGCCTTGGCAAAACGGCTTCATGCAAAGGGATTTACTGTTTTTGCTGGATGCTTGCTCGCA GACGAGAATGGGGACGGAGCCAGGGAGCTGAAGAATATGAAGTCAGATCGCATGAAGGTGCTACAGATGGATGTGTGCAGTGACCAGGAGGTGGCTCAGGCCGTGGATTTTGTGAAGAGGTCCCTGAAGGAGCCAGAGAAAG GTCTGTGGGGCCTGGTGAACAATGCTGGCGTCTCGACCTTCGGAGAGGTGGAATTTGCAAGTTTAGACAACTACAAGAAGGTGGCAGAGATCAACCTGTGGGGCACCGTGAGGGTGACGAAAGCTTTCCTGCCCCTCATTCGCAGAGCTAAAG GCCGTGTGGTGAATACCACAAGCATGTTGGGACGGATGGTGAGTCCATCTCGCTCCTGCTATTGCATTTCCAAGTTTGGGGTGGCAGCCTTCTCCGACTGCCTCCGGCAGGAGATGTACCGCTGGGATGTCAGAGTCATCCTCATTGAGCCCAGTAACTTCGTGGCAGCAACAGGCATCCTGACGGCAGACAGCATCGACAAACAGGCTGAGGCACTGTGGAGCGGAGCCAGCGACACTGTGCGGGAGGACTATGGGAGGGAGTATTTCACTCGCCACGTGGCCCTGATGAAGTCCTTTGTTAACAGTGGCCTGAAGGACATGTCTCTGGTCTTGAATGACATCACCGACGCACTCACTTCCCCGTGCCCGAACAACCGTTACAATCCCATGGAGCCCTACTGGTGGGTGAGGCTGCAAGTCATGACTCACCTGCCCACTGCCATTGCCGACTGGCTTTACGTCCCCGGAGCCACCCTGTAA
- the LOC142085879 gene encoding D-beta-hydroxybutyrate dehydrogenase, mitochondrial-like isoform X2 has protein sequence MRGAAMLLLALGAAMLLAGGGRCLAHRLLLLLLPRRARRALPDENGDGARELKNMKSDRMKVLQMDVCSDQEVAQAVDFVKRSLKEPEKGLWGLVNNAGVSTFGEVEFASLDNYKKVAEINLWGTVRVTKAFLPLIRRAKGRVVNTTSMLGRMVSPSRSCYCISKFGVAAFSDCLRQEMYRWDVRVILIEPSNFVAATGILTADSIDKQAEALWSGASDTVREDYGREYFTRHVALMKSFVNSGLKDMSLVLNDITDALTSPCPNNRYNPMEPYWWVRLQVMTHLPTAIADWLYVPGATL, from the exons ATGCGGGGCGCCGcgatgctgctgctggcgctgggcgCCGCGATGCTgctggcgggcggcgggcggtgcCTggcccaccgcctcctcctcctcctcctgccgcggCGGGCCCGCCGCGCCCTGCCC GACGAGAATGGGGACGGAGCCAGGGAGCTGAAGAATATGAAGTCAGATCGCATGAAGGTGCTACAGATGGATGTGTGCAGTGACCAGGAGGTGGCTCAGGCCGTGGATTTTGTGAAGAGGTCCCTGAAGGAGCCAGAGAAAG GTCTGTGGGGCCTGGTGAACAATGCTGGCGTCTCGACCTTCGGAGAGGTGGAATTTGCAAGTTTAGACAACTACAAGAAGGTGGCAGAGATCAACCTGTGGGGCACCGTGAGGGTGACGAAAGCTTTCCTGCCCCTCATTCGCAGAGCTAAAG GCCGTGTGGTGAATACCACAAGCATGTTGGGACGGATGGTGAGTCCATCTCGCTCCTGCTATTGCATTTCCAAGTTTGGGGTGGCAGCCTTCTCCGACTGCCTCCGGCAGGAGATGTACCGCTGGGATGTCAGAGTCATCCTCATTGAGCCCAGTAACTTCGTGGCAGCAACAGGCATCCTGACGGCAGACAGCATCGACAAACAGGCTGAGGCACTGTGGAGCGGAGCCAGCGACACTGTGCGGGAGGACTATGGGAGGGAGTATTTCACTCGCCACGTGGCCCTGATGAAGTCCTTTGTTAACAGTGGCCTGAAGGACATGTCTCTGGTCTTGAATGACATCACCGACGCACTCACTTCCCCGTGCCCGAACAACCGTTACAATCCCATGGAGCCCTACTGGTGGGTGAGGCTGCAAGTCATGACTCACCTGCCCACTGCCATTGCCGACTGGCTTTACGTCCCCGGAGCCACCCTGTAA